One Sulfoacidibacillus ferrooxidans genomic window, GGAAGACCTGTACTTGGTCCGCCGCGTTGTGTGTCAATAATCACAACGGGAGTTTCTGTCATACCAGCTAGTCCAAGGGCTTCCATCATGAGTGATAGACCAGGACCGGATGTCGCTGTAAGTGTGCGCGCACCCGCATAAGCTGCGCCAATCGTCATGTTTAAAGCAGCAATCTCATCTTCAGTCTGTACGACGACTCCGCCAACTTTCGGCAGTTTTTTGATGAGATACTCCATGACGTCAGATGCCGGTGTGATCGGATAAGCAGGCATAATACGTGCGCCTGCAGCCAGTGCACCAAACGCAATGGCATCGTTGCCGATCATAAACAGATGCTTATCTGGAATAGGTGGGACAAGTTTAAATGCCGCAAAATCAATCGCCTCACCATCCATGGCGTCAAATCCAGCTTGAATCGCTTCAAGGTTTTGGTCGACAATTTTCTGGCTTTTACGGCCAAAACGACTTTGCAGCACTGGCGTACAAAAATTCACATCTAATCCTACTAGACGAGCTGTTGCGCCGAGTGCGACCATGTTTTTCATGATGACAGCACCGTGTTCTTCGGCGATTTTTGTAAAAGGCATGACAACGAGTTTTACATTCGCTGTTATTTTATCAGATAATTTTGGATTAAATTTTGCGTCCGCAATCACGACCCCGCCATCACGAAGCTCCATGCCGTTTAAGTCGATGGTTTCTTGATCAAATGCAACAAGAATATCGAGGTAATCAGCACTTGCAGCTTTAGGTGAAGTCGTAACGCGAACATTATCATTCGTATGACCACCTTTAATGCGTGAAGAAAAATGGCGATAAGAATAAATATAATATCCCATACGATTCAACGAGGTTGAAAATGTTTTACCAGTAGAATCAATACCCTCGCCTTGTTGTCCTCCAACTTTCCAGGACAGTTCATGTAACATAAATTGTCACTCCCTCTAGCGTAACGCGCAGGAGCAATGATCACCGTTTTCGGCGAACATCTGCTACAGCTGCACGGAGTAAATTCACAGATGCTGCATCAGGTCGAAAAACAAATTCAATAACGGATTGATGTGAGGCAATCGCTTTTTCCACTTCTCGTTTACGGCTTGGTGAGACAATCACTGCTTGCAAACCTTTGACGAATTGAGATAATTCCTGCATATCAGAAGTAGTCGTCATGCGCAAAATATAACCATCTAATCCAGCTTGACGAAGTGCTGAGCGAATCTTTCCGGCAAACCGTTCGCTACGGCAGACAATCCCGACTTCGCTATGCACAGGAATACGTGCAATTTTTACAATGGTCTCTAACTCTGGATCCAAAGATACTGCAAGAACGCTTCTTGTATCGCCTAACAACTCACGGACCTCTTCAAAATGAAAAAAGGTCGTCATAATCAGGTCTGCAGACTCTACTTGTAGTAAGGCATCCCGTTCTTGATCGCGCAGTTCATCGATGATGACGGGAGTGATGTGTACACCTCCAAACTCCAGTTTACGAGAGAAATACTCGACTTGTTCGCGGTTGCACTCGATAAAGACAATTTGTGATTGATCTAACAAAGTTGCCTTTTCTTTGGCGCGAGAAGATGCGAACTGTAGGAAGTCATCAAGCGTAAAGCCGAGTTGGAGGCATTCTTCCAAAGCGACATCAATGACTTTTTGGAGAAGGTCACGACGATTGCCTAACCTCACCTTATCATCGCGATCACAGACAAAAGTGCCGCGTCCTTGAGCAGACGCAATGACGCCTTCATGTTCGAGTTCGTGATACGCTTGACTTATCGTATTGCGACTGACTCCGATCATTGCAGACAACTCGCGCTCCGTCGGCAATTTATCCCCGGATTGATAAATACCAGCCCTAATGTCGGAAATGACCTTATCCTTCACTTGGACATAGAGTGGGATCCCATTCTTGCGAATGACTGTACGGTTCACCGCGATCCCCCTTGCTGGCTCCGACAAGATGGACTAATCCATTGATCCATCTCTTTTCATGTTTATTATACCCGATGCAAAAACGAAGTGAAGCCCTGATTTACTTTTTTCTCTGCAAATTTCAAAAAAATGTGACCGTGTGGTTCATATTTGCGTAGATGACCGCTATATAGCGAAGGCAAAGTTCTATTTTCATGTGAAAAGCAGGATGAGGAAATATATGATACTCTAGACTACAGGCGCTAGCTATGGTTAAAAAAGATCTTCGAAAGAGGTGGCGGGTATGTTTGTTACTGAAAGTTTGAAGAGTAAGATATTTGTCTTGACAGACGTTCTTCATGAGACAGCAGGGTATATGAATGTGGCATTTGTTTTAGTCGATCCAGTGAGTGAAGAGCATGATGCGCTGATGGAAAAAGCTATGGAGCGGCTTGTACATATTGCTATTGAAGGCATTGCGGATATCGGAAACTTACTAATTGATACGCTTGTGATGCGTGATGCAGCAAGTTATGCAGATATTATTGATATTTTGTCCGATGAGCATGTGATCACATCTGATGTAGCAGAAGTATTGCTACCGATGTTAGAGTTTCGAAGAACGCTGATGCAAGATTATCAGAGTGCACATGCAGCTAAAGTATTGAAGTTTGTTGAACATGCTTCATATATCGATCAGTTTGCTGATCAAGTGACGGAGTACTTGAAGAACAACGAATAAAAACCTGGCGGACAAGCTCCGCCAGGCAGATTTACGCCTTATTTTTTTGGCGATTGTGTCCGAATACATACACTTTAACATGTTTTTTCACGCCAAATATCTTTGCGTCATTTTCATCCATAAAAAAGACGTCGATGTGAGGGCCCTTAATGGCACCTCCAATATCTTCTGCTACTCGATACCCTATCCCATCAATATACACAAGTGATCCAAGAGGAATCAACGTAGGATCTACTGCTATGGTGTGCCGTGGTTTAGCTACTCGACCGGTTGCTGTTATCCCATATCCGGGATCTCCAGGATTTTTTCCCGTTGACTCGAAACCTGCACTGTAAGCTGTTAACTTACAATCATACGTTCGAACTACAGCGAGTCGACCGAGTGCTTCGGCTGTGGGGAGGACAGGATTTAAAGCAGCCATTGCTTCGATTGCTTGAATATTTGATACATGAGCAGGACCTTGCGCTTCGCTCTTATGGACACCTTGTGTATGGACATGTAAAGAGAAGCGAGGTTCAGCTTGGCCGTGCTTTTTACTGGCGTTGTGAATACTTGGTGATTCACTAACCATGCACTGTGATTGCGTATGATGCGTATCGCTATGAATAGCGGCAGATGCTGTAGTAAGCACTGCTAAAGCCCCATACGCAAACACGGTACTTATAGGTACCATGAAAGAAACCACCTCTAAAAATGGTTAAAGTGAGTCATTCAAAAGATAGCAATGCCCTGACAAGTGAAAAGATATGCAAAACTTTATCAGTTATTTTTGTGAAATCACTAGTAAATCTGCGAAGAGAGCACCAGATATAGTGAGGCTAGATGTCGGAATACGCGACAATAATATGAAGACATAAATACACCAGACATCCAACTGAGATACAATCAGTATCGGAAATAGAAAGCATTTATATGAAAGTGATAGTGGCAAAAAAGATGGGAAAATGTACGTACGAAAGTCAGAAAAGTAAAATCAGAAATTTGGTTGACTC contains:
- a CDS encoding 2-oxoacid:acceptor oxidoreductase subunit alpha; the protein is MLHELSWKVGGQQGEGIDSTGKTFSTSLNRMGYYIYSYRHFSSRIKGGHTNDNVRVTTSPKAASADYLDILVAFDQETIDLNGMELRDGGVVIADAKFNPKLSDKITANVKLVVMPFTKIAEEHGAVIMKNMVALGATARLVGLDVNFCTPVLQSRFGRKSQKIVDQNLEAIQAGFDAMDGEAIDFAAFKLVPPIPDKHLFMIGNDAIAFGALAAGARIMPAYPITPASDVMEYLIKKLPKVGGVVVQTEDEIAALNMTIGAAYAGARTLTATSGPGLSLMMEALGLAGMTETPVVIIDTQRGGPSTGLPTKHEQSDMYAVLFGNHGEIGKIVLTPSSAEECFYASVDAFNYAEKYQCPVILMTDLALSLASQSVAPFDYDKVTIDRGLLATQEQLDQVPAGQMFKRYERTEDGISPRVFPGQLGGIHHVTGVEHSEIGRPDEGPNNHVLMMNKRLNKFDGIELPNSVSYTGDKNPDVLLIGVGSSIGPIDEAVDRLRNQGIKVGHAQVKVLSPFPLKTMTSYVNSAKQTIVIESNGTGQLFHLMQFFGLNHPEMKSYLKYDGTPFLAKEIEAHVKGSMIAWQR
- a CDS encoding GntR family transcriptional regulator — translated: MNRTVIRKNGIPLYVQVKDKVISDIRAGIYQSGDKLPTERELSAMIGVSRNTISQAYHELEHEGVIASAQGRGTFVCDRDDKVRLGNRRDLLQKVIDVALEECLQLGFTLDDFLQFASSRAKEKATLLDQSQIVFIECNREQVEYFSRKLEFGGVHITPVIIDELRDQERDALLQVESADLIMTTFFHFEEVRELLGDTRSVLAVSLDPELETIVKIARIPVHSEVGIVCRSERFAGKIRSALRQAGLDGYILRMTTTSDMQELSQFVKGLQAVIVSPSRKREVEKAIASHQSVIEFVFRPDAASVNLLRAAVADVRRKR
- a CDS encoding DUF86 domain-containing protein encodes the protein MFVTESLKSKIFVLTDVLHETAGYMNVAFVLVDPVSEEHDALMEKAMERLVHIAIEGIADIGNLLIDTLVMRDAASYADIIDILSDEHVITSDVAEVLLPMLEFRRTLMQDYQSAHAAKVLKFVEHASYIDQFADQVTEYLKNNE
- a CDS encoding 3D domain-containing protein, whose product is MVPISTVFAYGALAVLTTASAAIHSDTHHTQSQCMVSESPSIHNASKKHGQAEPRFSLHVHTQGVHKSEAQGPAHVSNIQAIEAMAALNPVLPTAEALGRLAVVRTYDCKLTAYSAGFESTGKNPGDPGYGITATGRVAKPRHTIAVDPTLIPLGSLVYIDGIGYRVAEDIGGAIKGPHIDVFFMDENDAKIFGVKKHVKVYVFGHNRQKNKA